A window of the Harmonia axyridis chromosome 5, icHarAxyr1.1, whole genome shotgun sequence genome harbors these coding sequences:
- the LOC123681068 gene encoding cystinosin homolog isoform X1, with translation MIKLTMRVVSYALVLAVCFSSFGEIRGDVKISTHDLELTKGDEHNVSLQISNCKEEIQLIVQHDDIVNINPNVIPVENKTETLVTLVVKAVGAGHSEIYANVTNREDLQDVYLRVTVNKIPSLDTISTVIGWIYFVAWSVSFYPQIYTNFRRKSVVGLNFDFLALNLIGFSLYSIFNIGLYYIDEIKVEYNARHPRGLIPVLLNDIFFAVHAIIATLITIIQCYIYERDGQRISLTAKGIMSFFGVIILISAILCLSNVVHWLDFLYICSYVKLTITLIKYIPQAYMNYKRKSTVGWSIGNIFLDFTGGMLSMLQMIINAYNYDDWVSIFGDPTKFGLGFFSVLFDIFFIVQHYILYRATNYEENP, from the exons ATGATAAAA CTTACCATGAGAGTTGTCAGTTATGCTTTGGTTTTAGCGGTTTGCTTTTCAA gcTTCGGTGAAATCAGAGGTGATGTCAAGATTTCTACGCATGATTTGGAGCTGACAAAGGGAGATGAGCACAATGTCTCACTTCAAATTAG TAATTGCAAAGAAGAAATTCAGCTGATAGTTCAACATGATGACATCGTCAACATCAATCCTAATGTTATACCAgtggaaaataaaactgaaaccTTGGTGACATTGGTTGTAAAAGCTGTTGGCGCTGGTCACTCAGAAATTTATGCAAATGTTACCAACAGAGAAGA TTTGCAAGATGTCTATCTACGTGTTACTGTGAACAAAATACCAAGTCTCGACACCATATCAACTGTAATTGGATGGATATACTTTGTAGCTTGGTCAGTGTCATTTTATCCTCAGATATACACTAACTTCAGAAGAAAAAG TGTTGTAGGTCTCAATTTCGATTTTCTAGCCTTGAATCTGATAGGATTCTCCCTGTATTCAATATTCAACATTGGCCTCTACTATATTGATGAAATCAAG gtAGAATATAATGCCCGCCACCCAAGAGGTTTGATACCAGTATTACTGAACGACATTTTCTTTGCTGTACATGCCATTATAGCCACTCTTATAACTATAATTCAATGTTACATCTACGAAAGAGATGGACAAAGAATAAGTCTAACAGCAAAAGGAATAATGAGCTTTTTTGGTGTTATAATACTCATCAGTGCGATACTTTGTCTCAGTAACGTTGTTCATTGGTTGGACTTCCTATACATTTGCTCCTATGTGAAGTTGACTATCACGCTCATCAAGTATATACCACAG gCCTACATGAATTATAAGAGAAAGAGCACTGTAGGATGGAGTATTGGTAACATCTTCTTGGACTTCACTGGTGGAATGCTCAGTATGTTACAAATGATTATTAATGCTTACAATTATG ATGACTGGGTTTCAATATTTGGAGATCCAACAAAGTTCGGACTAGGATTCTTCTCTGTTTTATTCGATATATTCTTCATTGTACAGCATTATATACTCTACAGGGCCACAAATTACGAGGAGAACCCATAG
- the LOC123681069 gene encoding tetratricopeptide repeat protein 1, whose protein sequence is MSTPEVKNNEEIVDELTKDLEEKLQEECSLKEQKNKDDTLDKDTISCNDNESSDDEEEKLEDKNDIIDEEQLKESEKELNEEEIEKRKLNSFELKKQGNEEYKNGKYLESIETYTEALKICPTKYNSERSILYGNRAASKIMVCRKKSAIEDCTKSIELNDGYLRAYLRRAKLYEEEDKLDESLEDFKKVVGIDPGCKEALSALQRLPPKIQERNDKLKEEMLGKLKDLGNMILKPFGLSTNNFKLDQNPETGGYSVSMNNS, encoded by the exons ATGTCTACCCCAGAAGTGAAGAACAACGAAGAAATAGTGGATGAATTAACAAAGGATTTGGAAGAGAAACTTCAAGAGGAGTGTAGCCTCAAAGAACAGAAGAATAAAGATGATACTCTAGACAAAG ATACCATTTCTTGCAATGACAATGAAAGTTCAGATGATGAGGAAGAAAAGCTTGAAGATAAAAATGATATCATCGATGAAGAACAACTTAAGGAATCagaaaaagaattaaatgaagaagaaatagaaaagAGGAAGTTAAATTCATTCGAACTCAAGAAACAAGGtaatgaagaatataaaaatggtAAATACTTGGAATCTATAGAAACGTACACAGAAGCTCTCAAAATATGCCCTACCAAATACAATAGTGAGAGATCCATATTGTATGGAAATAGAGCAGCTTCAAAAATTATGGTATGCAGAAAAAAAAGTGCAATTGAGGATTGCACAAAGTCAATAGAACTCAATGATGGCTATTTGAGGGCATATCTAAGGAGGGCAAAactatatgaagaagaagataagCTTGATGAAAGTTTAGAGGATTTCAAGAAAGTTGTAGGGATCGATCCTGGTTGTAAAGAAGCACTCAGCGCACTCCAAAGACTTCCACCAAAGATACAAGAAAGGAATGATAAGTTAAAGGAAGAAATGTTAGGTAAATTGAAAGATTTGGGAAATATGATCCTCAAACCTTTTGGACTAtctactaataatttcaaattggatCAAAATCCAGAGACAGGTGGTTATTCTGTTAGCATGAACAATAGTTGA
- the LOC123681068 gene encoding cystinosin homolog isoform X2 — translation MRVVSYALVLAVCFSSFGEIRGDVKISTHDLELTKGDEHNVSLQISNCKEEIQLIVQHDDIVNINPNVIPVENKTETLVTLVVKAVGAGHSEIYANVTNREDLQDVYLRVTVNKIPSLDTISTVIGWIYFVAWSVSFYPQIYTNFRRKSVVGLNFDFLALNLIGFSLYSIFNIGLYYIDEIKVEYNARHPRGLIPVLLNDIFFAVHAIIATLITIIQCYIYERDGQRISLTAKGIMSFFGVIILISAILCLSNVVHWLDFLYICSYVKLTITLIKYIPQAYMNYKRKSTVGWSIGNIFLDFTGGMLSMLQMIINAYNYDDWVSIFGDPTKFGLGFFSVLFDIFFIVQHYILYRATNYEENP, via the exons ATGAGAGTTGTCAGTTATGCTTTGGTTTTAGCGGTTTGCTTTTCAA gcTTCGGTGAAATCAGAGGTGATGTCAAGATTTCTACGCATGATTTGGAGCTGACAAAGGGAGATGAGCACAATGTCTCACTTCAAATTAG TAATTGCAAAGAAGAAATTCAGCTGATAGTTCAACATGATGACATCGTCAACATCAATCCTAATGTTATACCAgtggaaaataaaactgaaaccTTGGTGACATTGGTTGTAAAAGCTGTTGGCGCTGGTCACTCAGAAATTTATGCAAATGTTACCAACAGAGAAGA TTTGCAAGATGTCTATCTACGTGTTACTGTGAACAAAATACCAAGTCTCGACACCATATCAACTGTAATTGGATGGATATACTTTGTAGCTTGGTCAGTGTCATTTTATCCTCAGATATACACTAACTTCAGAAGAAAAAG TGTTGTAGGTCTCAATTTCGATTTTCTAGCCTTGAATCTGATAGGATTCTCCCTGTATTCAATATTCAACATTGGCCTCTACTATATTGATGAAATCAAG gtAGAATATAATGCCCGCCACCCAAGAGGTTTGATACCAGTATTACTGAACGACATTTTCTTTGCTGTACATGCCATTATAGCCACTCTTATAACTATAATTCAATGTTACATCTACGAAAGAGATGGACAAAGAATAAGTCTAACAGCAAAAGGAATAATGAGCTTTTTTGGTGTTATAATACTCATCAGTGCGATACTTTGTCTCAGTAACGTTGTTCATTGGTTGGACTTCCTATACATTTGCTCCTATGTGAAGTTGACTATCACGCTCATCAAGTATATACCACAG gCCTACATGAATTATAAGAGAAAGAGCACTGTAGGATGGAGTATTGGTAACATCTTCTTGGACTTCACTGGTGGAATGCTCAGTATGTTACAAATGATTATTAATGCTTACAATTATG ATGACTGGGTTTCAATATTTGGAGATCCAACAAAGTTCGGACTAGGATTCTTCTCTGTTTTATTCGATATATTCTTCATTGTACAGCATTATATACTCTACAGGGCCACAAATTACGAGGAGAACCCATAG